The sequence TAAATTTTACAGTATCCTTTCGGTAAGTATCTAACTTTCAAGTAGGTACTTTACATCAAAGCTATATAGACATTAAACTAAAAATTAATAGATCAAAGAAGCTTAGACCAGGATTAAAAGGAATTAATAATTGTTTATGGCTAAGTACAGTAATGAAAGTTGTTAGACTAAACAACTAAATATACACTAGCTAAAAAATTGTAGAGAGGTATATAAAATGAATCAAATTCAAACAATTGAAATACGCAAAGCTGATCAGCGTGGACATTTCCAAATTGGTTGGTTAAATACCTACCATACCTTTTCATTCGGTAATTATTATGATCCCAAACACATGGGATTTCGAGCTTTACGAGTAATAAACGACGATCGCGTTGCACCAGGCGGTGGTTTCGATACACATGGTCATCGCGATATGGAAATTATTACTTATGTACTAGAGGGAGCTTTAGAGCATCGGGACAGCTTAGGTACAGGTGCTGTAATTTATCCAGGCGATGCACAGCGAATGACCGCAGGAACAGGAATTCGACACAGCGAATTTAATCACTCACAAACTGAAGCAGTACACCTTTTGCAAATTTGGATTCTCCCAGAACAACAAGGATTGCCACCAAGCTATGAACAGAAATCAATCCCCTTAGAGGAAAAGCGTGGCAAATTGCGGTTAATTGCGGCTAGAAATGGCGGTGAGGGTGTTGTTACAGTTCATCAGGATATGGAGTTGTATGCTTCTGTTTTAGAACCAGGCGATCGCATCTCTTATGACCTCAAATCAAATCGTTACGCTTGGTTACAAATAGCCCAAGGTGGTGCAACCTTAAACGGTCATACTCTCACAGAAGGGGATGGTGCAGCTATTAGTGGAGAAGAAAAGCTAGAAATCAGTACAGAGGTAGGAGGAGAAATATTACTATTTGATTTAGCTTGATCAAGTCCTCACTATTGCTGGGTTAGGTCTACTAAAGTTAACCAAAACAATCAGTAATCTTTGATGAAAATTTTAATTGTTTACTACTCCATGTATGGTCACGTTCTGCAACTAGCAAAAGCAGTTGCAGAAGGAGCCAAATCAGTTACAGGAGCAGAAGTTTTACTGCGGCGTGTGGAGGAGTTTGATGTTGTTAATAAAGCAATTGACGAAAA is a genomic window of Oculatellaceae cyanobacterium containing:
- a CDS encoding pirin family protein, translating into MNQIQTIEIRKADQRGHFQIGWLNTYHTFSFGNYYDPKHMGFRALRVINDDRVAPGGGFDTHGHRDMEIITYVLEGALEHRDSLGTGAVIYPGDAQRMTAGTGIRHSEFNHSQTEAVHLLQIWILPEQQGLPPSYEQKSIPLEEKRGKLRLIAARNGGEGVVTVHQDMELYASVLEPGDRISYDLKSNRYAWLQIAQGGATLNGHTLTEGDGAAISGEEKLEISTEVGGEILLFDLA